Proteins found in one Magnolia sinica isolate HGM2019 chromosome 5, MsV1, whole genome shotgun sequence genomic segment:
- the LOC131246586 gene encoding chalcone synthase 2, translating to MSTVSINEIRKAQRAEGPATVLAIGTATPSNEVIQADYPDYYFKITKSEHMTDLKEKFKRMCDKSMIRKRYMHLTEELLNENPDMCAYMGPSLDARQDMVVVEVPKLGKEAATKAIKEWGHPKSKITHLIFCTTSGVDMPGADYQLTKLLGLRPSVKRYMMYQQGCFAGGTVLRLAKDLAENNAGARVLVVCSEITAVTFRGPSDTHLDSLVGQALFGDGAAAVIVGADPNSSERPLFQLVSTAQTILPDSDGAIDGHLREVGLTFHLLKDVPGLISKNIEKSLVEAFEPLGINDWNSIFWIAHPGGPAILDQVETKLNLKAEKMRATRHVLSEYGNMSSACVLFILDEMRKKSAEEGKATTGEGLDWGVLFGFGPGLTVETVVLHSLPITTAH from the exons ATGTCAACGGTTTCGATCAATGAGATTAGGAAGGCCCAGCGGGCCGAGGGCCCCGCCACGGTGCTGGCCATCGGCACGGCTACGCCGTCCAATGAGGTGATCCAGGCGGACTACCCGGACTACTATTTCAAGATCACAAAGAGCGAGCACATGACAGACCTCAAGGAGAAGTTCAAGCGAATGT GTGATAAATCAATGATCCGAAAACGTTACATGCACCTGACTGAGGAACTTCTCAATGAGAATCCCGACATGTGTGCCTACATGGGCCCCTCCCTCGATGCCCGTCAGGACATGGTCGTCGTCGAAGTTCCAAAGCTGGGAAAGGAGGCTGCGACAAAGGCCATAAAGGAGTGGGGCCACCCcaaatctaagatcacccacctaatCTTCTGCACCACGAGTGGCGTCGACATGCCTGGTGCTGACTACCAGCTCACCAAGCTACTCGGTCTCCGTCCATCTGTCAAACGCTACATGATGTATCAACAAGGTTGCTTTGCTGGTGGTACGGTTCTCCGTCTTGCAAAGGACCTCGCTGAGAACAATGCCGGTGCACGCGTTCTTGTTGTGTGCTCTGAGATCACAGCCGTCACTTTCCGTGGCCCATCTGACACACACCTTGATAGCCTTGTAGGTCAGGCACTGTTTGGAGATGGTGCAGCTGCAGTGATCGTTGGAGCCGATCCTAACTCCTCCGAGCGACCGCTCTTCCAACTTGTATCGACCGCACAAACCATACTACCTGATTCGGATGGTGCGATTGATGGGCATTTACgtgaggtgggcctcacattccACCTGCTCAAGGATGTCCCTGGGCTCATATCAAAGAACATTGAGAAGAGCCTAGTGGAGGCGTTTGAGCCACTCGGAATCAACGACTGGAATTCGATCTTTTGGATCGCGCACCCAGGTGGCCCAGCGATCCTTGATCAAGTGGAGACGAAGCTGAATCTAAAGGCGGAGAAGATGCGGGCCACGAGGCACGTGTTAAGCGAGTATGGGAATATGTCGAGCGCGTGTGTTCTGTTTATTTTGGATGAGATGAGAAAGAAGTCTGCAGAGGAAGGGAAGGCGACGACTGGAGAAGGGCTGGATTGGGGTGTGCTGTTTGGGTTCGGGCCAGGTCTGACCGTTGAAACAGTGGTCTTGCACAGCCTTCCCATAACTACGGCCCACTAA